The proteins below come from a single Corylus avellana chromosome ca3, CavTom2PMs-1.0 genomic window:
- the LOC132174953 gene encoding formin-like protein 5, with translation MRLFGMTIQQRMGFIKTSSFIVLVILLCTLAAVSSEERNNDEEVFLRQLVEPASWEIDEDLAELLWISCRQDLIHLKEAVEDLDLCFLVETSSSANEVNSNFRSLAKENIQKIISVLHPQFKRTLLDCLRKNNILSHISGEEGGSKIWYAKYLDSLYPRPGSPRRRLGSESPRSIAATPSPAPAVGSLAFSPTPSPDPAPSPATVPSSPPESNPQHPAVSPLEPSFVPVQPAANQDSSASPDSNPIVQENKKSNSHKSVVIAVAVTASVTFVVAALLFICFSKVCRKGSGLRRNDERPLLGISFSEFSVGSSQKPVASGNSIKDQKLGYYSFGNNSSHHKRGSSLDGNFHIESDIPRKSLHETSSIGAAGGVSKFSPESVDPSSNVNGHVLPFPLKPPPGRVGTTASVLLPLKPPPGRADPLPPEPPSSFRPPPSNAGPPLPPVPLSSLKPSSSGAGPHPPGPPPPPPPPPSLKPSSSGAGPRPPGPPPPPVPPGTKTGSHPPPPPKSGVPPPRPPPPTALGSKVPRPPLGSKHSSNATSSEEAGLEGEADAPKAKLKPFFWDKVLASPDQSMVWHQIKSGSFQFNEEMIETLFGYNAVDKNKKERKKESSSQDPSLQYIQIIDSKKSQNVAILLRALNVTTEEVCDAINEGNELPPELLQTLLKMEPTAEEELKLRLFNGEIAQLGPAERFLKALVNIPFAFKRLEALLFMCTLPEDATIMKESFATLEVACKELRNSRLFLKLLEAVLKTGNRMNDGTFRGGAQAFKLDTLLKLSDVKGKDGKTTLLNFVVQEIIRSEGVRAARAAKESQSSSSIKSDDLLEETSHDTEEHYRGLGLQVVSGLGNELENIKKAANIDADSLTGTVAKLGHQVKKTRDFLNSDMNSIGEVSGFHRTLKSFVENAEIDVTYLLEEEKKIMALVKSTADYFHGKAGKDEGLRLFVIVRDFLIMLDKACKQVRDTPKRPAKTQIKEAPTVVASSDTRQPPDLYQRLFPAITDRRIDSSSSDDD, from the exons ATGCGTTTGTTTGGGATGACAATTCAACAACGTATGGGTTTCATAAAGACAAGTTctttcattgttttggtaattttgcttTGCACCTTGGCAGCAGTAAGTTCAGAAGAGAGGAACAATGATGAGGAAGTGTTTCTCAGGCAATTAGTTGAGCCGGCGTCTTGGGAGATAGATGAAGACCTG GCGGAGCTATTATGGATCAGTTGCAGGCAAGATTTGATCCATTTGAAAGAAGCTGTTGAGGATCTTGACTTATGCTTTCTGGTGGAAACATCCAGTAGTGCCAATGAAGTCAATTCAAATTTCCGGTCATTAGCGAAGGAAAACATTCAGAAAATAATTAGTGTCCTGCATCCCCAGTTTAAAAGAACTCTTTTAGATTGTTTAAGAAAGAATAATATTCTGTCTCATATATCTGGAGAAGAAGGTGGCTCCAAGATTTGGTATGCCAAGTATCTTGACTCCCTATATCCCAGGCCTGGTTCTCCTAGAAGGCGTTTGGGTTCTGAATCCCCTCGGAGCATTGCAGCAACACCATCCCCAGCCCCTGCAGTTGGATCATTAGCTTTCAGTCCAACACCATCTCCTGATCCAGCACCATCTCCTGCCACAGTACCTTCCAGTCCTCCAGAGTCTAATCCTCAGCACCCTGCTGTGTCTCCACTAGAGCCCTCTTTTGTGCCAGTTCAACCTGCAGCTAATCAAGATTCTTCTGCAAGTCCAGATTCTAATCCAATTGTTCAGGAAAATAAGAAAAGCAATAGCCATAAATCTGTTGTTATTGCTGTTGCAGTAACTGCATCAGTGACATTTGTAGTTGCAGCACTGCTCTTTATATGCTTCAGTAAGGTTTGTAGGAAGGGCTCTGGACTTAGACGAAATGATGAGAGGCCTCTTCTCGGCATAAGCTTCAGCGAATTCTCTGTTG GTTCTTCACAAAAGCCTGTTGCTTCTGGAAATTCAATAAAAGACCAGAAGCTTGGGTACTACTCATTTGGTAATAACTCAAGTCATCACAAAAGGGGCTCATCTTTGGATGGAAATTTCCATATTGAGTCTGATATTCCACGCAAATCATTGCATGAAACATCATCAATAGGAGCTGCTGGTGGTGTTTCCAAATTCTCACCTGAATCAGTTGATCCATCAAGCAATGTGAATGGGCATGTACTGCCTTTTCCTCTAAAGCCTCCACCTGGAAGGGTGGGGACCACTGCTTCTGTACTGCTTCCTCTGAAGCCTCCTCCTGGTAGGGCAGATCCTCTTCCTCCTGAACCACCTTCTTCCTTTAGGCCTCCTCCCAGCAACGCTGGTCCTCCTCTACCTCCTGTGCCACTTTCCTCCCTGAAACCTTCATCTAGTGGTGCAGGCCCTCACCCTCCTggaccaccaccaccaccaccaccacctccctCCCTGAAACCTTCATCTAGTGGTGCAGGCCCTCGCCCTCCTggaccaccaccaccacctgtACCTCCAGGCACCAAAACCGGTTCTCACCCACCACCACCTCCAAAGAGTGGTGTTCCTCCCCCTCGGCCGCCTCCACCTACTGCCTTAGGCTCAAAGGTGCCTCGGCCACCTTTGGGATCGAAACATTCATCAAATGCTACATCTAGTGAGGAAGCTGGTTTGGAGGGTGAAGCTGATGCTCCTAAAGCAAAGCTGAAGCCATTTTTTTGGGATAAGGTTCTAGCCAGCCCTGATCAATCAATGGTTTGGCATCAGATTAAATCAGGATCATTCCA GTTCAATGAGGAGATGATAGAAACGCTGTTTGGTTATAATGCTGTTGATAAGAATAAAAAGGAACGCAAGAAGGAGTCTTCTTCACAAGATCCTTCACTGCAGTATATTCAGATCAttgattcaaaaaaatcacaaaatgtAGCAATCCTTCTTCGGGCATTGAACGTGACAACAGAAGAAGTTTGTGATGCAATAAATGAAG GAAATGAACTTCCACCAGAACTTCTTCAAACTTTGTTGAAGATGGAACCAACTGCAGAAGAAGAACTGAAGCTTAGGCTGTTCAATGGTGAAATTGCTCAACTTGGACCTGCTGAGCGGTTCCTAAAAGCATTGGTCAATATCCCATTTGCTTTTAAACGATTGGAAGCATTACTTTTCATGTGTACCCTTCCGGAGGATGCTACCATCATGAAAGAGTCCTTTGCAACCTTAGAG GTTGCTTGCAAGGAACTCAGAAACAGCCGGCTGTTCCTCAAACTTCTAGAAGCCGTTCTTAAAACTGGAAATCGCATGAATGATGGAACATTTCGTGGTGGTGCACAAGCGTTCAAACTTGACACACTTTTGAAGTTGTCAGATGTAAAGGGAAAAGATGGCAAGACCACCCTCTTGAATTTTGTTGTTCAAGAGATAATCCGCTCTGAAGGTGTGAGAGCTGCCCGTGCAGCTAAAGAAAGCCAGAGCTCCTCCAGCATCAAATCAGATGATCTGCTCGAGGAAACTTCCCATGACACAGAAGAGCACTACCGCGGCCTAGGTCTTCAGGTGGTTTCCGGTTTGGGCAATGAACTTGAGAATATCAAGAAAGCAGCGAATATTGATGCTGACAGCTTAACAGGTACTGTTGCAAAACTTGGCCATCAAGTGAAGAAAACCCGTGACTTCCTGAACTCAGACATGAATAGTATAGGGGAAGTTAGTGGATTCCACCGAACACTGAAAAGTTTTGTGGAGAATGCTGAGATTGATGTCACGTATCTCctggaggaagaaaagaaaatcatggcTTTGGTGAAGAGCACTGCTGATTACTTTCATGGGAAAGCAGGGAAGGACGAGGGCTTACGCTTGTTTGTCATAGTAAGGGATTTCTTGATAATGTTGGATAAGGCATGTAAACAGGTGAGAGACACACCAAAGAGGCCAGCAAAGACACAGATTAAAGAGGCTCCTACAGTGGTGGCTTCATCTGATACCCGCCAGCCACCTGATCTCTATCAGCGGCTTTTTCCAGCAATTACAGATCGACGGATAGATAGTTCTAGTTCAGATGATGATTGA
- the LOC132175428 gene encoding 21.7 kDa class VI heat shock protein, with translation MASRKQLEIHAGDHAPQKWCISLGEEVFRRFLSQGSPALHKVFNEGSLFSPLLFGKFFDPSDAFPLWEFESDVLLSNLRSSGQSTVDWVQTDQEYVLKAELPGVGNNVQVFVEKGKVVEVSGQWKQQQRESKTKDWRSGQWWEYGYVRRLELPEDADWRRMEAYVNNDLLLEIRIPKNLLDGDPSQGNDVASKDSEVGVN, from the exons ATGGCTAGTCGAAAGCAGCTGGAAATCCATGCAGGAGATCATGCCCCACAGAAATGGTGCATCTCATTAGGAGAAGAGGTCTTCAGGAGATTCCTCTCCCAGGGAAGTCCAGCTCTGCACAAGGTTTTCAATGAAGGGTCACTTTTCAGCCCACTCTTGTTCGGAAAATTCTTTGATCCTTCTGATGCTTTCCCTTTATGGGAGTTTGAGTCAGATGTCTTGTTGTCTAATCTCCGGAGCTCCGGCCAAAGCACCGTTGATTGGGTTCAGACAGATCAGGAGTATGTACTGAAAGCAGAGCTACCAG GAGTTGGGAATAATGTGCAAGTGTTCGTTGAAAAAGGGAAGGTTGTTGAAGTTAGTGGGCAATGGAAGCAGCAGCAAAGAGAGTCCAAGACGAAGGACTGGAGAAGTGGGCAGTGGTGGGAATATGGGTATGTTCGGAGGCTTGAGCTGCCAGAAGATGCAGATTGGAGGAGAATGGAGGCATATGTGAATAATGACTTACTCTTAGAAATTAGAATTCCCAAAAACCTTTTGGATGGTGATCCTTCTCAAGGAAATGATGTGGCTAGTAAAGATTCTGAAGTTGGTGTAAATTAG